A portion of the Streptomyces platensis genome contains these proteins:
- a CDS encoding ABA4-like family protein, giving the protein MTTPTLFNLAFTLAAPFWALLILAPGWRWTDRIAASPLPMVPVLAVYVALAVPVFPQLWAAVSHPDLAGFQELLRLGGGAGAIWAQVIAWDLFLGQWMYREARELSIHPLVMGPLLLFTVLLSPLGVLLFLALRAGARRRLRRPGATPPRHPAPTAAGQYT; this is encoded by the coding sequence ATGACCACCCCCACCCTCTTCAACCTGGCCTTCACCCTCGCGGCGCCGTTCTGGGCGCTGCTGATCCTGGCCCCGGGATGGCGCTGGACCGACCGGATCGCCGCCTCCCCACTGCCGATGGTGCCGGTCCTCGCGGTCTATGTCGCCCTGGCCGTCCCGGTGTTCCCCCAGCTGTGGGCCGCCGTCAGCCACCCCGATCTGGCGGGGTTCCAGGAGCTGCTGCGGCTCGGCGGCGGAGCGGGCGCGATCTGGGCACAGGTGATCGCCTGGGACCTCTTCCTGGGGCAGTGGATGTACCGCGAGGCCCGGGAGCTGAGCATCCATCCGCTGGTGATGGGACCCCTGCTCCTGTTCACCGTGCTGCTCTCCCCCCTCGGCGTCCTCCTCTTCCTCGCCCTCCGCGCGGGCGCCCGCCGCCGCCTCCGCCGGCCGGGTGCCACACCGCCGCGGCACCCGGCCCCGACCGCTGCGGGTCAATACACCTAG
- a CDS encoding VOC family protein — MAIQVADVPASAAFYDRVLAPLGAQRTKEFGEFISFGTTGHTLWLVPATDDGPAREVHLAFAAPDRAAVDAFHAAAVEAGAESLHAPRLWPQYHESYYGAFVRDLDGNNVEAVCHTP; from the coding sequence ATGGCGATTCAGGTGGCGGACGTTCCTGCCAGCGCGGCTTTCTACGACCGTGTCCTCGCCCCGCTCGGGGCCCAACGGACCAAGGAATTCGGCGAGTTCATCAGCTTCGGCACCACCGGGCACACGCTCTGGCTGGTCCCCGCGACCGACGACGGGCCCGCCCGTGAGGTGCACCTCGCCTTCGCCGCGCCCGACCGGGCGGCCGTCGATGCCTTCCATGCCGCCGCCGTCGAGGCCGGCGCCGAGTCCCTGCACGCCCCACGGCTGTGGCCTCAGTACCACGAGTCGTACTACGGGGCCTTCGTCCGTGACCTCGACGGCAACAACGTCGAAGCGGTCTGTCATACGCCCTAG
- a CDS encoding DEAD/DEAH box helicase encodes MTEDMSPAERYAAAKLRAAEQATALAPFREMYDFGLDPFQIEACRALEAGQGVLVAAPTGSGKTIVGEFAVHLALEQGRKCFYTTPIKALSNQKYQDLVRRYGAEKVGLLTGDNSVNSEAPVVVMTTEVLRNMLYSGSQSLVGLGYVVMDEVHYLSDRFRGAVWEEVIIHLPESVTLVSLSATVSNAEEFGDWLDTVRGDTAVIVSEHRPVPLWQHVLAGRRIYDLFEERDGQRGGRREVNPDLERLARMENSRPTFGRDKRRGRNMREADRERERRQRARIWTPSRPEVIDRLDSEGLLPAITFIFSRAGCEASVQQCLASGLRLNDQEGREQVRRIVEARTAGIPDDDLHVLGYFEWLEGLERGIAAHHAGMLPTFKEVVEELFLKGLVKAVFATETLALGINMPARSVVLEKLVKWNGEQHADITPGEYTQLTGRAGRRGIDIEGHAVVLWQRGMDPGALAGLAGTRTYPLRSSFKPSYNMAVNLVSQFGRHRSRELLEMSFAQFQADKSVVGISRQVQKNEEGLEGYRGSMTCHLGDFEEYSRLRRQLKDRETELAKQGAAQRRVAAAAALEKLKPGDVIHVPTGKYAGLALVLDPGMPSGRTNGHRGFDAQDGPRPLVLTAERQVKRLASIDFPVPVKALDRMRIPKSFNARSPQSRRDLASALRTKAGHMVPSRHRKPRSEAADDREIARLRTEIRAHPCHGCAEREDHARWAERYQRLLRDTRQLERRIEGRTNTIARTFDRICALLTELDYLEGDTVTDEGRRLARLYGELDLLASECLREGVWEGLGPAELAACASALVYEARQADDAVAPKLPAGKAKDALAEMVRIWGRLDALEEDHKINQAEGVGQREPDLGFAWAAYRWASGFGLDEVLREAEMPAGDFVRWCKQLIDVLGQIAAAAPPGGTVARTARKAMDGVLRGVVAYSSVG; translated from the coding sequence ATGACCGAGGACATGTCCCCTGCTGAGCGCTATGCCGCCGCCAAGCTCCGGGCGGCCGAGCAGGCCACCGCACTCGCCCCTTTCCGTGAAATGTACGACTTCGGGCTGGATCCGTTCCAGATCGAGGCGTGTCGGGCCCTGGAGGCCGGCCAGGGCGTACTGGTCGCGGCTCCTACTGGATCCGGTAAGACGATCGTCGGCGAATTCGCCGTCCACCTGGCCCTGGAGCAGGGCCGAAAATGCTTCTACACCACGCCCATCAAGGCGCTGTCCAACCAGAAGTACCAGGATCTGGTCCGGCGTTACGGTGCCGAGAAGGTCGGACTGCTGACCGGCGACAACAGCGTCAACTCCGAGGCTCCGGTGGTCGTGATGACCACCGAGGTGCTGCGGAACATGCTCTATTCCGGATCGCAGTCGCTGGTCGGCCTCGGCTATGTGGTCATGGACGAGGTGCACTACCTCTCCGACCGCTTCCGTGGCGCCGTCTGGGAAGAGGTGATCATCCATCTTCCCGAGTCGGTGACGCTGGTGTCACTGTCGGCGACGGTCTCCAACGCCGAGGAGTTCGGCGACTGGCTGGACACGGTGCGTGGCGACACCGCCGTGATCGTCTCCGAGCACCGGCCGGTGCCGCTGTGGCAGCACGTCCTCGCGGGGCGCCGGATATATGACCTGTTCGAGGAGCGGGACGGGCAGCGCGGCGGCCGCCGTGAGGTCAATCCCGATCTGGAGCGGCTGGCGCGGATGGAGAACAGCCGGCCGACGTTCGGGCGGGACAAGCGCCGGGGCCGCAATATGCGCGAGGCGGACCGGGAGCGTGAGCGGCGCCAGCGCGCGCGTATCTGGACGCCGAGCCGGCCCGAGGTCATCGACCGTCTCGACAGCGAGGGCCTGCTGCCCGCGATCACCTTCATCTTCAGCCGGGCCGGCTGCGAGGCGTCCGTTCAGCAGTGCCTGGCCTCGGGCCTGCGGCTCAACGACCAGGAGGGCCGCGAGCAGGTCCGCCGCATAGTGGAGGCGCGGACGGCCGGGATTCCGGATGACGATCTTCATGTGCTCGGCTACTTCGAGTGGCTGGAGGGCCTGGAGCGGGGCATCGCCGCGCACCACGCCGGCATGCTGCCGACCTTCAAGGAGGTCGTCGAGGAGCTGTTCCTGAAGGGTCTGGTCAAGGCCGTCTTCGCCACCGAGACGCTGGCGCTGGGCATCAACATGCCTGCGCGCTCCGTGGTGTTGGAAAAGCTGGTGAAGTGGAACGGTGAGCAGCACGCCGACATCACCCCCGGCGAGTACACCCAGCTGACCGGCCGCGCCGGGCGCCGCGGTATCGACATCGAGGGCCACGCGGTGGTGCTGTGGCAGCGGGGGATGGATCCGGGCGCGCTGGCCGGGCTCGCCGGGACGCGTACCTATCCGCTGCGGTCCTCGTTCAAGCCGTCGTACAACATGGCGGTCAACCTCGTCTCGCAGTTCGGCAGGCACCGTTCGCGGGAGCTGCTGGAGATGTCCTTCGCGCAGTTCCAGGCCGACAAGTCGGTGGTCGGGATCTCGCGGCAGGTGCAGAAGAACGAGGAGGGGCTGGAGGGTTACCGCGGCTCGATGACCTGCCACCTCGGCGACTTCGAGGAGTACTCCCGGCTGCGGCGGCAGTTGAAGGACCGGGAGACGGAGCTCGCCAAGCAGGGCGCGGCGCAGCGGCGGGTGGCGGCCGCGGCGGCGCTGGAGAAGCTGAAGCCCGGCGATGTCATCCATGTGCCGACCGGCAAGTACGCGGGCCTGGCACTGGTCCTCGACCCCGGGATGCCCTCGGGGCGGACGAACGGCCACCGCGGCTTCGACGCGCAGGACGGCCCGCGGCCGCTGGTGCTGACCGCCGAGCGGCAGGTCAAGCGGCTGGCCTCGATCGACTTCCCGGTGCCGGTCAAGGCGCTGGACCGGATGCGGATCCCCAAGTCGTTCAACGCCCGCAGCCCGCAGTCGCGCCGCGATCTGGCCTCCGCGTTGCGGACGAAGGCCGGCCATATGGTGCCGTCGCGGCATCGCAAGCCCCGTTCGGAGGCGGCCGACGACCGTGAGATCGCCCGGCTGCGTACGGAGATCCGGGCGCACCCCTGCCATGGCTGCGCCGAGCGGGAGGACCACGCCCGCTGGGCGGAGCGCTATCAGCGACTGCTGCGCGACACCCGCCAGTTGGAGCGCCGGATCGAAGGCCGGACGAACACCATCGCCCGTACCTTCGACCGGATCTGTGCCCTGCTGACCGAGTTGGACTACCTCGAAGGCGACACCGTCACCGACGAGGGCCGCCGGCTGGCCCGGCTCTACGGTGAGCTGGATCTGCTGGCGAGCGAGTGTCTGCGCGAGGGCGTCTGGGAGGGGCTGGGCCCCGCCGAGCTGGCGGCCTGCGCCTCGGCGCTGGTGTACGAGGCGCGGCAGGCGGATGACGCGGTGGCGCCCAAGCTGCCGGCCGGCAAGGCCAAGGACGCACTGGCCGAGATGGTCCGCATCTGGGGCCGGCTGGACGCGCTGGAGGAGGATCACAAGATCAACCAGGCGGAGGGCGTCGGCCAGCGGGAGCCGGACCTCGGCTTCGCCTGGGCCGCCTACCGCTGGGCCTCCGGCTTCGGCCTCGACGAGGTGCTCCGCGAGGCCGAGATGCCCGCCGGTGACTTCGTCCGCTGGTGCAAGCAGCTGATCGACGTCCTCGGCCAGATCGCGGCCGCGGCCCCGCCCGGCGGCACGGTCGCCCGCACGGCCCGCAAGGCCATGGACGGGGTGCTGCGCGGCGTGGTGGCGTACTCGTCGGTGGGCTGA
- the tatC gene encoding twin-arginine translocase subunit TatC encodes MLKSARKQEKDPEGRMPLAAHLRELRNRLLKSVLAIMVITVVAMWQYNAIADFVTGPVIASVGCPKGQSVPRDHPCAQIVANGLLSPFTIMLKVSLTTGVAFATPVWLYQLWAFLAPGLHRHEKKYALGFVGAGVPLFLGGAYLAYAVLPTTAGALVGLTPENWGNLFPADEFFDIVTRMVLVFGLAFELPLLLVLLNFGGVLTGRRIMSWWRFMVLGITVFAALATPTGDPLTMGLLAAPIVVLYFGATGICLFNDRRRKIGNPDAGLSDDEASELDLTPGEVGEIEPVASGRMLPEQASGEAGERDAGRRDGYDDFT; translated from the coding sequence TTGCTCAAGTCTGCCCGCAAGCAGGAGAAGGACCCCGAGGGGCGGATGCCGCTCGCGGCGCATCTGCGTGAGCTGCGTAACCGGCTGCTGAAATCGGTGCTGGCCATCATGGTCATCACTGTCGTCGCGATGTGGCAGTACAACGCGATCGCCGACTTCGTCACGGGCCCGGTCATCGCATCGGTCGGCTGTCCCAAGGGCCAGTCCGTTCCGCGCGACCACCCCTGTGCCCAGATCGTCGCCAACGGTCTGCTCTCACCGTTCACGATCATGCTGAAGGTGTCCCTCACCACCGGCGTCGCCTTCGCCACCCCGGTGTGGCTCTACCAGCTCTGGGCCTTCCTCGCACCGGGGCTGCACCGTCACGAGAAGAAGTACGCACTCGGCTTCGTCGGTGCCGGTGTCCCGCTCTTCCTGGGCGGCGCGTACCTCGCCTACGCGGTCCTGCCGACCACGGCGGGTGCGCTGGTCGGACTGACCCCCGAGAACTGGGGCAACCTCTTCCCCGCCGACGAGTTCTTCGACATCGTCACGCGCATGGTGCTGGTCTTCGGCCTCGCCTTCGAGCTGCCGCTCCTCCTGGTGCTGCTCAACTTCGGCGGGGTGCTCACCGGCCGCCGGATCATGAGCTGGTGGCGGTTCATGGTGCTCGGCATCACGGTGTTCGCGGCCCTCGCCACGCCGACCGGTGACCCGCTGACCATGGGGCTGCTGGCCGCTCCGATCGTGGTGCTGTACTTCGGTGCCACCGGCATCTGCCTCTTCAACGACCGTCGCCGCAAGATCGGCAACCCGGATGCGGGGCTGAGCGATGACGAGGCCTCGGAGCTCGATCTGACGCCCGGCGAGGTCGGGGAGATCGAGCCGGTTGCCTCCGGGCGGATGCTGCCGGAGCAGGCGAGTGGTGAGGCGGGCGAGAGGGATGCGGGGCGTCGTGATGGGTACGACGACTTCACGTGA
- the tatA gene encoding Sec-independent protein translocase subunit TatA, with protein MLSNLRAPEIILILVVIVLLFGAKKLPDMARSLGKSARILKSEAKAMKKEGDADGGATSGTSSEASADAAQQAPRTIQAAPGDVSSSRPVAEPNRTNQS; from the coding sequence ATGTTGAGCAACTTGAGGGCCCCCGAGATCATTCTGATCCTCGTCGTCATTGTGCTGCTGTTCGGTGCGAAGAAGCTTCCGGACATGGCGCGTTCGCTCGGGAAGTCCGCTCGCATCCTCAAGAGCGAGGCCAAGGCGATGAAGAAGGAGGGCGACGCGGACGGCGGCGCCACCTCCGGCACCTCCTCCGAGGCATCCGCCGATGCTGCTCAGCAGGCCCCTCGTACGATTCAGGCGGCTCCCGGTGATGTGAGCAGCTCGCGCCCCGTGGCCGAGCCGAACCGCACCAACCAGAGCTGA
- a CDS encoding helix-turn-helix transcriptional regulator, whose translation MATNAIDQTRRMLSLVTYLRERPGARVGDVARAFGITEDELIADLDVLPMCGTSFRGGDLLDIDTDGDRIWWHNPDDVAEPLRLAADEATALLVAARAVATLPGLREGDRQALLRATAKLEAAAGEAAGASSRLSVTFESEGGVFADVDRAIAERRRLWLRYYSPARDELTEREVDPIRLFAVGHTYMEAWCRLSEARRTFRLDRVAEIKLLDAPADPPPVELRDLSEGLVQPAAEDPEVSIEVGPGGRWVAEYYPHDSAEELPDGGLRITLRTPDPASLRRLALRLGRDGRIVAPQVLADSARQAAEQALAAYGE comes from the coding sequence ATGGCGACGAACGCCATCGACCAGACCCGCCGGATGCTGTCCCTGGTGACCTACCTGCGTGAGCGTCCCGGCGCCCGCGTCGGGGACGTCGCCCGCGCCTTCGGCATCACCGAGGACGAGCTGATCGCCGACCTCGACGTGCTGCCGATGTGCGGGACGAGCTTCCGCGGCGGCGACCTCCTGGACATCGACACCGACGGCGACCGCATCTGGTGGCACAACCCCGACGATGTCGCCGAGCCGCTGCGGCTGGCCGCCGACGAGGCGACCGCGCTGCTGGTCGCGGCCCGCGCGGTGGCCACCCTGCCCGGACTGCGCGAGGGCGACCGGCAGGCGCTGCTGCGCGCCACCGCCAAGCTGGAGGCGGCGGCCGGTGAGGCGGCCGGCGCCAGCTCCCGGCTCTCGGTGACCTTCGAATCCGAGGGCGGCGTGTTCGCCGACGTGGACCGTGCCATCGCCGAGCGGCGCCGGCTGTGGCTGCGCTACTACTCCCCGGCCCGCGACGAGCTGACCGAGCGCGAGGTGGACCCGATCCGGCTCTTCGCCGTCGGCCACACCTATATGGAGGCCTGGTGCCGGCTCTCGGAAGCCCGGCGCACCTTCCGGCTCGACCGGGTCGCCGAGATCAAGCTGCTGGACGCCCCCGCCGACCCGCCCCCGGTCGAGCTGCGTGATCTGTCGGAGGGCCTGGTGCAGCCCGCGGCCGAGGACCCCGAGGTCTCCATCGAGGTCGGGCCCGGCGGCCGCTGGGTCGCCGAGTACTACCCGCACGACAGCGCCGAGGAGCTGCCCGACGGCGGGCTGCGCATCACCCTGCGCACCCCCGACCCGGCCTCGCTGCGGCGGCTGGCCCTGCGGCTGGGCCGGGACGGCCGGATCGTGGCGCCGCAGGTCCTGGCCGACAGCGCGCGGCAGGCCGCCGAGCAGGCCCTCGCGGCGTACGGCGAGTGA
- a CDS encoding helix-turn-helix transcriptional regulator — translation MAIAKAERLMNLALCLLGTRRPLTKRELRSSIEAYIEASSDDSFNRMFERDKDDLRELGLVIETVEGIEGDIGYLARRDSNRLPPITLDAEEAAALGLAAKIWQQARLAGAASGALQKLRAAGMPLAGDGADYDAGQPHSALEPRIPAHEAAFEPLMLACRDRRPVVFDYRKSNAAHPEQRQVEPWILECWRGHWYVAGWDRERQAERVFRLSRITGKVRSRQGAFTAPVPDHVTVRNTVESWAGETATGTATIKLRAEHGYPLRARALTVRELGDGWDELEIPNGHGLDAWLVEFGPDVVVLEPAELRADVIDRLRAVAKG, via the coding sequence ATGGCCATTGCCAAGGCCGAGCGGCTGATGAATCTGGCGCTGTGCCTGCTGGGGACGCGACGCCCGCTGACCAAACGTGAACTGCGGTCCTCCATCGAGGCCTATATCGAGGCGAGCAGCGACGACTCGTTCAACCGCATGTTCGAGCGGGACAAGGACGATCTGCGCGAGCTGGGCCTGGTCATCGAGACCGTCGAGGGCATCGAGGGCGACATCGGCTATCTCGCCCGCCGCGACAGCAACCGTCTGCCCCCGATCACGCTGGACGCCGAGGAGGCCGCTGCCCTGGGGCTCGCCGCCAAGATCTGGCAGCAGGCCCGGCTGGCGGGCGCCGCCAGCGGCGCGCTCCAGAAGCTGCGCGCGGCCGGAATGCCGCTGGCCGGGGACGGTGCCGACTACGACGCCGGACAGCCGCACAGCGCGCTGGAGCCCCGGATCCCCGCCCATGAGGCCGCCTTCGAGCCACTGATGCTGGCCTGCCGCGACCGTCGCCCGGTCGTCTTCGACTACCGCAAGTCGAATGCCGCCCACCCCGAGCAGCGGCAGGTCGAACCCTGGATCCTCGAATGCTGGCGGGGCCACTGGTACGTCGCCGGCTGGGACCGTGAGCGCCAGGCCGAGCGGGTCTTCCGGCTCTCCCGGATCACCGGCAAGGTCCGTTCCCGGCAGGGGGCGTTCACCGCGCCGGTGCCCGATCATGTCACCGTCCGCAATACCGTCGAGAGCTGGGCCGGCGAGACCGCCACCGGCACCGCCACGATCAAGCTGCGCGCTGAGCACGGGTACCCGCTGCGCGCCCGCGCGCTCACCGTCCGCGAGCTGGGCGACGGCTGGGACGAGCTGGAGATCCCCAACGGGCACGGACTCGACGCCTGGCTCGTGGAGTTCGGCCCCGACGTGGTCGTCCTGGAACCCGCGGAGCTGCGCGCCGATGTCATCGACCGGCTGCGTGCCGTGGCCAAGGGCTGA
- a CDS encoding FKBP-type peptidyl-prolyl cis-trans isomerase, whose amino-acid sequence MSIDKPEIDFPEGPAPTELEIVDLREGDGPVAKAGDTVSVHYVGVSFSTGEEFDASWNRGKPLQFQLGAGQVIAGWDQGVQGMKVGGRRRLTIPAHLAYGDRGAGGGLIAPGETLIFVCDLVSV is encoded by the coding sequence GTGAGCATCGACAAGCCCGAGATCGACTTTCCTGAGGGCCCGGCTCCCACCGAGCTCGAGATCGTGGACCTGAGGGAGGGCGACGGGCCGGTCGCCAAGGCCGGGGACACCGTCTCCGTCCACTACGTCGGCGTGTCCTTCAGCACCGGCGAGGAGTTCGACGCCAGCTGGAACCGCGGCAAGCCGCTCCAGTTCCAGCTGGGCGCCGGCCAGGTCATCGCCGGCTGGGACCAGGGCGTGCAGGGCATGAAGGTCGGCGGCCGCCGCCGGCTGACCATCCCCGCCCACCTCGCGTACGGCGACCGTGGCGCCGGCGGCGGCCTGATCGCCCCCGGCGAGACGCTGATCTTCGTCTGCGACCTGGTGTCCGTCTGA
- a CDS encoding FKBP-type peptidyl-prolyl cis-trans isomerase translates to MRRRRIAALIAVPLLLVSAAACGNDDSSEGGSAPKVSGQADAKPKVDKGQGTPPKKLQVKVLKEGDGPAVKKGEALNANYLGQTWEGKAFDNSWDRGAPATFEIGSGKVIKGWDEGLVGQKLGSRVELVIPPDKGYGAQAQQSIPANSTLVFVVDLKKIMPSKIDGKPVAQDNGDLPKVGTNIDGKAPKITLPKGQDAPKDVESATIIKGKGATVGAKSTVRAHYTAVTWKDGKVVANTWAPGQPGAQDVPVAQLPGWKEGLKGKKAGSRVLVVVPKSKLTPDQQKSIGSDVVFSVDVLSVN, encoded by the coding sequence GTGCGCCGACGCCGAATCGCAGCCCTGATCGCCGTGCCCCTGCTCCTCGTTTCCGCAGCGGCCTGCGGCAATGACGACTCATCCGAGGGCGGCTCAGCGCCGAAGGTGAGTGGGCAGGCGGATGCCAAGCCCAAGGTCGACAAGGGCCAGGGCACTCCGCCCAAGAAGCTTCAGGTCAAGGTCCTCAAAGAGGGCGACGGGCCGGCGGTGAAGAAGGGCGAGGCCCTCAACGCCAACTACCTCGGTCAGACCTGGGAGGGCAAGGCCTTCGACAACAGCTGGGACCGCGGCGCGCCGGCCACCTTCGAGATCGGCAGCGGCAAGGTCATCAAGGGCTGGGACGAGGGCCTGGTGGGCCAGAAGCTCGGCAGCCGCGTCGAGTTGGTCATCCCGCCGGACAAGGGCTACGGCGCGCAGGCCCAGCAGAGCATTCCGGCCAACTCCACGCTGGTCTTCGTCGTCGACCTCAAGAAGATCATGCCGAGCAAGATCGACGGCAAGCCGGTCGCGCAGGACAACGGCGATCTCCCCAAGGTCGGCACCAACATCGACGGCAAGGCGCCGAAGATCACCCTCCCCAAGGGCCAGGACGCGCCGAAGGACGTCGAGAGCGCGACGATCATCAAGGGCAAGGGCGCGACGGTCGGTGCGAAGAGCACCGTGCGGGCCCACTACACGGCGGTGACCTGGAAGGACGGCAAGGTCGTCGCCAACACCTGGGCGCCGGGGCAGCCCGGGGCGCAGGATGTGCCGGTCGCGCAGCTGCCGGGCTGGAAGGAAGGCCTCAAGGGCAAGAAGGCCGGCAGCCGGGTGCTGGTCGTGGTGCCGAAGAGCAAGCTGACGCCTGACCAGCAGAAGTCCATCGGTTCCGACGTGGTGTTCTCGGTGGACGTCCTCAGCGTGAACTGA
- the pafA gene encoding Pup--protein ligase — protein MDRRIFGLENEYGVTCTFRGQRRLSPDEVARYLFRRVVSWGRSSNVFLRNGARLYLDVGSHPEYATPECDNVTELVTHDKAGERILEGLLVDAERRLHEEGIAGDVYLFKNNTDSAGNSYGCHENYLVARHGEFSRLADILIPFLVTRQLLCGAGKVLQTPRGAVYCVSQRAEHIWEGVSSATTRSRPIINTRDEPHADAERYRRLHVIVGDSNMSETTMMLKVGATDLVLRMIEAGTVMRDLTLENPIRAIREVSHDITGQRKVRLASGREASALEVQQEYYEKAVDFCDRRGIRTGLVERVLELWGRTLEAIRDEELDRVSTEIDWVMKHQLIERYRTKNNITMSHPRVAQIDLAYHDIHRRRGLYYLLERKGQAARICNDLKIFEGKSVPPQTTRARLRGDFIRRAQEQRRDFTVDWVHLKLNDQAQRTVLCKDPFRSVDDRVEKLIAGM, from the coding sequence ATGGACCGCCGCATTTTCGGGCTGGAGAACGAGTACGGCGTCACGTGCACGTTCAGGGGACAGCGCCGACTGTCGCCTGACGAAGTGGCGCGGTACCTCTTCCGCCGTGTCGTGTCATGGGGCCGCAGCAGCAATGTCTTCCTGCGGAACGGCGCCCGCCTGTACTTGGACGTGGGTTCGCACCCGGAATACGCAACTCCCGAGTGCGACAACGTGACCGAGCTGGTCACCCACGACAAGGCCGGTGAGCGCATTCTCGAAGGCCTGCTCGTCGACGCCGAACGCCGCCTGCATGAGGAGGGAATCGCGGGCGACGTCTATCTCTTCAAGAACAACACCGATTCGGCGGGAAACTCCTACGGCTGCCACGAGAATTATCTCGTCGCCCGCCATGGCGAGTTCTCCCGGCTCGCGGACATCCTCATTCCGTTCCTCGTCACCCGTCAGCTGCTGTGCGGCGCGGGCAAGGTGCTCCAGACCCCGCGTGGCGCCGTCTACTGCGTCAGCCAGCGTGCGGAGCACATCTGGGAGGGCGTCTCCTCGGCGACCACCCGCTCCCGGCCGATCATCAATACCCGCGATGAACCGCATGCGGACGCCGAGCGCTATCGGCGGCTCCATGTCATCGTCGGTGACTCCAACATGTCCGAGACGACCATGATGCTGAAGGTCGGCGCCACCGACCTCGTGCTGCGCATGATCGAGGCGGGCACGGTCATGCGCGATCTGACGCTGGAGAACCCGATCCGGGCCATCCGTGAGGTCAGCCATGACATCACCGGTCAGCGCAAGGTGCGGCTGGCCAGCGGGCGCGAGGCATCAGCGCTCGAGGTGCAGCAGGAGTACTACGAAAAGGCCGTGGATTTCTGCGACCGCCGCGGAATCCGTACCGGCCTCGTCGAGCGGGTCCTGGAGCTGTGGGGCCGCACCCTCGAAGCGATCCGGGACGAGGAGCTCGACCGGGTCTCGACCGAGATCGACTGGGTGATGAAACATCAGCTCATCGAGCGGTACCGGACAAAGAACAACATCACCATGTCGCACCCGCGAGTGGCGCAGATAGACCTCGCGTATCACGACATCCACCGCCGCCGGGGGCTCTATTACCTCCTGGAGCGGAAGGGGCAAGCGGCGCGGATCTGCAATGACTTGAAGATCTTCGAGGGCAAATCGGTGCCGCCGCAGACCACCCGTGCCAGGCTGCGCGGCGACTTCATTCGCCGGGCGCAGGAGCAGCGCCGCGATTTCACGGTCGACTGGGTGCACCTCAAGCTCAATGACCAGGCGCAGCGCACGGTGCTGTGCAAGGACCCGTTCCGTTCCGTGGACGACCGGGTGGAGAAGCTGATCGCAGGAATGTGA